From the Ruania alkalisoli genome, one window contains:
- a CDS encoding methionine ABC transporter permease: protein MDWERLVPLLITAAGETAFIVLIAMAVGGLCGLVIGLGLYLFRPGNLLANRFAFGVLNVAVNIVRPIPFIIFLVAIGPLNRLVTGSTIGIEPFTFALSFMATFVFARLVEQNLLGIDPGVVEAARAMGAGPVRIIGSVLIPEALAPLILGFTFLFVAVLDASAIAGYLGAGGLGDFAIVHGYRQFDWGVTAMVVLVIIVIVHAVQWLGNTLARKALRR from the coding sequence ATGGACTGGGAGCGACTCGTCCCGTTGCTGATCACCGCGGCCGGTGAAACGGCGTTCATCGTGCTCATTGCGATGGCCGTGGGCGGCCTGTGCGGGCTGGTGATCGGTCTGGGTCTGTATCTGTTCCGGCCCGGGAACCTGTTGGCGAACAGGTTCGCCTTCGGAGTGCTGAACGTGGCCGTGAACATCGTGCGGCCCATCCCGTTCATCATCTTCCTGGTGGCGATCGGACCGCTGAACAGACTCGTCACCGGGAGCACGATCGGGATCGAGCCGTTCACGTTCGCGCTCTCGTTTATGGCCACGTTCGTGTTCGCCCGCCTGGTGGAGCAGAACTTGCTCGGTATCGACCCGGGCGTGGTGGAGGCTGCGCGAGCGATGGGCGCGGGTCCGGTGCGGATCATCGGGAGCGTGTTGATCCCGGAAGCGCTCGCCCCGCTGATCCTCGGGTTCACGTTCCTGTTCGTCGCCGTCCTGGACGCCTCGGCGATCGCCGGGTACCTCGGAGCCGGCGGCCTCGGGGACTTCGCGATCGTGCACGGGTACCGCCAGTTCGACTGGGGCGTCACCGCAATGGTGGTGCTCGTGATCATCGTGATCGTGCACGCTGTGCAGTGGCTGGGCAACACCCTGGCGCGCAAGGCGCTGCGGCGCTGA
- a CDS encoding DUF7218 family protein codes for MPERDVPSSIKNPEMYEELREDGASKEKAARISNAAAQEGESEVGRRGGEATDYQDRTVPELQDRAKELGLSGYSDMTKDELIDLLRDH; via the coding sequence ATGCCCGAACGCGATGTACCTTCATCGATCAAGAATCCCGAGATGTACGAGGAACTCCGGGAGGACGGGGCCTCCAAGGAGAAGGCTGCACGGATCTCCAACGCCGCTGCCCAAGAGGGCGAGTCGGAGGTCGGGCGCCGCGGTGGCGAGGCCACCGACTACCAGGACCGCACCGTTCCCGAACTTCAGGACCGCGCCAAGGAGCTCGGGCTATCGGGCTACTCCGACATGACGAAGGACGAACTGATCGACCTGCTTCGCGACCACTGA
- a CDS encoding SDR family oxidoreductase, with the protein MHDPRTAYHSGEFPGQRQDSPGSHEAMNPVPDSGAETYVGHGRLAGRRTLITGADSGIGRAVAIAFAREGSALALNYLPEESDDTAQTVHLIGSAGPPVVQLPADLRDESANTEVVAQSLDALGGLDVLVLNAGYQHDISDITALETSEIRRVVETNFMAPLITIRAAAEHLGPGSCIIITTSIQACDPSPGLVDYAMTKAAQAALVKALAQSLGERGIRVNAVAPGPIWTPLIPSTGWSEDHVASFGQDTPLGRAGQPAELAGAYVYLASDEASYTSGCILAVTGGKSL; encoded by the coding sequence ATGCACGACCCGAGAACGGCCTACCACTCCGGGGAGTTCCCCGGGCAGCGACAGGACTCGCCGGGCAGCCACGAGGCGATGAATCCCGTACCCGACAGTGGTGCTGAAACTTACGTCGGGCACGGGCGCCTTGCCGGCCGCCGCACCCTGATCACCGGGGCCGACTCGGGGATCGGACGAGCCGTGGCGATCGCGTTCGCCCGCGAAGGTAGCGCCCTCGCGCTCAACTACCTCCCCGAGGAGTCCGACGACACAGCCCAGACGGTCCACCTGATCGGCTCAGCAGGGCCACCAGTCGTGCAGCTTCCCGCCGATCTCCGTGACGAGAGCGCCAACACCGAGGTGGTGGCCCAGTCGCTCGATGCCCTCGGCGGGCTGGATGTCCTGGTTCTCAACGCCGGGTACCAGCACGACATCTCCGACATCACCGCTTTGGAGACCTCTGAGATACGCCGGGTGGTCGAGACGAACTTCATGGCACCGCTGATCACGATCCGCGCGGCGGCCGAGCATCTGGGCCCGGGCTCGTGCATCATCATCACGACATCGATCCAAGCGTGCGACCCCAGCCCTGGCCTGGTTGACTACGCGATGACCAAGGCGGCCCAGGCCGCCCTGGTGAAGGCTCTGGCCCAGTCGCTTGGTGAACGCGGGATCCGCGTGAACGCAGTCGCCCCTGGGCCGATCTGGACGCCGTTGATCCCCAGCACCGGATGGTCGGAAGACCATGTGGCGTCCTTCGGCCAGGACACCCCACTAGGCCGCGCCGGGCAGCCGGCCGAACTCGCCGGCGCCTACGTCTACCTGGCCTCCGACGAAGCCTCCTACACCAGCGGCTGCATCCTCGCCGTCACCGGCGGCAAGTCGCTGTAG
- a CDS encoding WhiB family transcriptional regulator, giving the protein MDWRHEAACLTEDPELFFPIGNTGPALQQIDEAKAVCRRCTVVDTCLKWAIESGQDAGVWGGMSEDERRALKRRTARARRAS; this is encoded by the coding sequence ATGGATTGGCGTCACGAAGCCGCGTGTCTGACCGAGGACCCGGAACTGTTCTTCCCCATCGGCAACACTGGCCCTGCTCTGCAGCAGATCGACGAGGCGAAGGCCGTGTGCCGTCGTTGCACCGTCGTGGACACCTGCCTGAAGTGGGCCATCGAGTCCGGCCAGGATGCTGGTGTCTGGGGCGGGATGTCCGAGGACGAGCGCCGCGCGCTCAAGCGCCGCACCGCCCGCGCCCGCCGCGCCAGCTGA
- a CDS encoding aldo/keto reductase → MDYRSLGRSGLVVSPLCLGTMNFGPRTNEQESHAILDAALEMGINFVDTANGYGEHAGQTEEIVGRWIAGGGSRRERTVLATKLHHPMTEWPNDRGLSARNIRRACDASLLRLQTDYIDLYQMHHIDRSTPWEEIWEAMSVLRQQGKILYVGSSNFAGWHLATAQGVASELGLLGLVSEQSLYNLLSRWVELEVLPAAEHFGIGIVPWSPVAGGLLAGVLAKQRENVAGRGSANEAGIARHREQLQAYEVLCAELGEWPADVALAWLLTRPAVTAPIIGPRTCDQLQGAVRALEVTLERPTLERLDELFPAPFPHGGKPAPEAYAW, encoded by the coding sequence ATGGACTATCGCTCACTTGGCCGATCGGGGCTCGTCGTCTCGCCGCTGTGTCTCGGCACCATGAACTTCGGCCCCCGTACGAACGAACAGGAATCCCACGCGATCCTGGATGCTGCGCTAGAGATGGGAATCAACTTCGTCGATACTGCGAACGGCTACGGCGAGCACGCGGGACAGACCGAGGAGATCGTCGGGCGCTGGATCGCTGGGGGTGGCAGTAGACGGGAGCGCACCGTGCTCGCGACCAAACTCCACCATCCGATGACCGAGTGGCCGAACGATCGGGGTCTTTCGGCGCGGAACATCCGGCGGGCGTGCGATGCCTCCTTGCTGAGGCTGCAGACCGACTACATCGATCTTTATCAGATGCATCACATCGACCGCAGCACCCCGTGGGAAGAGATCTGGGAGGCGATGTCAGTACTGCGGCAACAGGGGAAGATCCTCTACGTGGGTTCGTCGAACTTTGCCGGCTGGCACCTTGCGACGGCGCAGGGGGTGGCCTCAGAGCTCGGTCTGCTTGGGCTCGTCAGCGAGCAGTCTCTGTACAACCTGCTGAGCCGATGGGTCGAACTCGAGGTGCTGCCTGCGGCAGAGCACTTCGGCATTGGCATCGTCCCCTGGTCACCCGTCGCGGGCGGTCTCCTGGCCGGAGTGCTGGCCAAGCAGCGCGAGAATGTGGCCGGCCGCGGCAGTGCCAACGAAGCGGGCATCGCACGGCACCGGGAGCAACTCCAGGCCTACGAGGTGCTCTGCGCTGAACTGGGGGAGTGGCCGGCCGATGTTGCGCTCGCATGGTTGCTCACACGTCCCGCGGTGACCGCCCCGATCATCGGCCCGCGCACATGCGACCAGCTGCAGGGTGCTGTGCGTGCGCTCGAGGTGACGTTGGAGAGGCCGACCTTGGAGCGCCTCGACGAGTTGTTCCCCGCACCCTTCCCCCATGGCGGCAAGCCGGCCCCGGAGGCCTACGCGTGGTAG
- a CDS encoding sensor histidine kinase, producing MGDLIDQHSDLATQDAEWLHLLVGDWQVISDLAFADLVLWLPTTEDDFVAVAHARPSTGATVHHDDVVGQRAPAGLRETLRQARGAQAVNRAREARWNGTFAIREETIPVVRAGRTLAVIARETYLGASRTPSRLELNYVESADELCGMIARGEFPLANAATGPRRGAPRVGDGLVRLNSEGEVLYGSPNALSAFHRLGVTDEIVGRTLAEVVTPLVEVNSPVDESLPLVVMGRAAWRTEMEARGVSLSLRALPVTEYGQRVGAVLLVRDVSELRRRERELLTKDATIREIHHRVKNNLQTVAALLRLQARRTDSTDARSALEEAMRRVATIATVHEALSQTIDEVVDFDEVFGRTLRLAADVASGETHVKTVRNGTFGRVPATDATALAVVLTELVTNAVEHGLAGIGGTVTIDADRSGHHLEVRVADDGRGMESEIAMNGLGTQIVRTLVATELDGTITWEPVPTGGTAVILKARLGETRES from the coding sequence ATGGGTGATCTGATCGACCAGCACAGCGACCTGGCAACACAGGACGCGGAGTGGCTCCATCTCCTCGTCGGCGACTGGCAGGTGATCTCCGACCTCGCGTTTGCCGACCTGGTGCTGTGGCTGCCGACCACCGAAGACGACTTCGTTGCGGTCGCGCACGCCCGACCCTCCACCGGCGCCACCGTGCACCACGACGACGTCGTGGGCCAGCGCGCTCCAGCCGGGTTGCGGGAGACGCTACGGCAGGCGCGCGGTGCGCAGGCCGTGAACCGGGCCCGGGAGGCGCGCTGGAACGGCACGTTCGCGATCCGGGAGGAGACCATTCCCGTCGTGCGAGCCGGACGCACCTTGGCCGTGATCGCGCGGGAGACCTACCTGGGGGCGAGCCGTACCCCGAGCCGGCTCGAACTCAACTACGTCGAGTCCGCGGACGAACTGTGCGGCATGATCGCCCGGGGCGAGTTCCCGCTGGCGAACGCAGCGACAGGCCCACGGCGCGGTGCTCCGCGGGTGGGCGACGGTCTGGTCCGGCTCAATAGCGAAGGAGAGGTGCTCTACGGCAGCCCGAACGCGCTGAGTGCCTTCCACCGGTTGGGGGTCACTGACGAGATCGTCGGCCGCACCCTCGCGGAGGTGGTCACGCCACTGGTGGAGGTCAACTCGCCGGTGGACGAGTCGTTGCCGCTGGTGGTGATGGGGCGCGCGGCCTGGCGCACCGAGATGGAGGCTCGCGGGGTGAGCCTGTCGCTGCGGGCGCTGCCGGTCACCGAGTACGGGCAGCGAGTCGGCGCGGTGCTCCTGGTGCGCGACGTCTCGGAGTTGCGGCGCCGTGAACGCGAGCTGCTCACCAAGGACGCCACCATCCGGGAGATCCACCACCGGGTCAAGAACAACCTGCAGACGGTGGCGGCGCTGCTGCGGCTGCAGGCCAGACGCACCGATTCCACCGATGCCCGGTCGGCGCTGGAGGAGGCGATGCGACGCGTGGCCACGATCGCCACTGTGCATGAGGCGCTCTCGCAGACCATCGACGAGGTCGTCGACTTCGACGAGGTGTTCGGCCGCACGCTGCGCCTGGCAGCCGACGTCGCCTCGGGGGAGACGCACGTCAAGACTGTCCGCAACGGCACCTTCGGACGGGTGCCCGCTACTGATGCGACCGCGCTCGCGGTGGTGCTCACGGAGTTGGTGACCAACGCCGTCGAGCATGGACTCGCGGGCATCGGGGGCACGGTGACGATCGACGCCGACCGGTCCGGTCACCACCTCGAGGTACGGGTGGCCGACGACGGCCGGGGGATGGAGTCCGAGATCGCGATGAACGGTCTCGGCACACAGATCGTTCGCACCCTGGTGGCGACCGAGCTCGACGGCACCATCACCTGGGAGCCGGTACCGACCGGGGGGACCGCCGTGATCCTCAAGGCGAGGCTGGGGGAGACGCGGGAGAGCTGA
- a CDS encoding methionine ABC transporter ATP-binding protein: MTEPIIAFREASKVFTARNGDVRAVDGVSFDITPGEIFGVIGYSGAGKSTLVRLINALEPATSGSVVVDGLDLTTLPESRLRQVRAGIGMIFQQFNLLGSRTVAANVAYPLEVAGWPRARRDARVAELLEFVGITDKAGVYPAKLSGGQKQRVGIARALATNPRILLADECTSALDPETTADVLALLRRVNTEFGITVVVITHEMDVVRSLCDRVAVMEHGRVVELDDTYRVFSAPQHPVSRRFVASALKDRPTADVLERLRVRHPGRLVTVGVDDAGHSTSRLNEVLRDAGVDSTVVYGGITEVAQRPYGSLTLELTGKPANIQQGVTALRAFSDVVDLGTASTPLEDPTMAPIVEGGR, from the coding sequence ATGACTGAACCGATCATCGCCTTCCGGGAGGCGAGCAAGGTGTTCACCGCCCGCAACGGTGACGTCCGCGCGGTCGACGGAGTGTCCTTCGACATCACCCCCGGGGAGATCTTCGGCGTGATCGGGTACTCCGGCGCCGGGAAGAGCACCTTGGTGCGACTCATCAACGCCCTCGAGCCGGCGACCTCCGGTTCAGTGGTGGTGGACGGTCTGGACCTGACCACGTTGCCGGAGTCCCGACTGCGCCAGGTGCGCGCCGGGATCGGGATGATCTTTCAGCAGTTCAACCTGCTCGGCTCGCGCACCGTCGCGGCGAATGTGGCCTACCCGCTGGAGGTGGCCGGCTGGCCCAGAGCCAGGCGGGACGCGCGGGTGGCCGAGCTGCTGGAGTTCGTCGGGATCACGGATAAGGCCGGGGTCTACCCGGCCAAGCTGTCCGGTGGGCAGAAGCAGCGGGTGGGCATTGCCCGCGCGTTGGCCACCAATCCGCGCATCCTGCTGGCCGACGAGTGCACCTCGGCGCTGGACCCCGAGACCACCGCCGACGTGCTCGCCCTGCTGCGGCGGGTGAACACCGAGTTCGGGATCACCGTGGTGGTGATCACGCACGAGATGGACGTGGTGCGCTCCCTGTGCGACAGGGTGGCTGTGATGGAGCATGGCCGGGTGGTCGAGCTGGACGACACCTACCGGGTGTTCTCCGCCCCGCAGCACCCGGTGAGTCGCCGGTTCGTGGCGTCGGCACTCAAAGATCGCCCGACGGCGGACGTGCTGGAGCGGTTGCGTGTTCGCCATCCTGGGCGGCTGGTGACGGTCGGTGTGGACGATGCCGGCCATTCCACCTCCCGGCTGAACGAGGTGCTGCGAGATGCCGGAGTCGACTCCACCGTCGTCTATGGAGGGATCACCGAGGTCGCCCAGCGCCCGTACGGCTCGCTCACCCTGGAGCTCACCGGGAAGCCGGCCAACATCCAGCAGGGGGTGACGGCGTTGCGCGCCTTCTCCGACGTGGTGGACCTGGGGACGGCGAGTACGCCGCTTGAGGACCCGACGATGGCACCGATCGTGGAGGGTGGTCGCTGA
- a CDS encoding MetQ/NlpA family ABC transporter substrate-binding protein: MSSLSRRHVGVAVLATTAALTLASCGGSADGAASGSEDDPIRIGVVNSSEPQWEVFETAAEAEGIAVQMVNFSDYQLPNQGLSDGDLDLNQFQHLQFLAKYNVNTGSDLTPIGATAVYPLSLFSLDYASVEEIPEGGEIAIPNDETNQARALLVLQEAGLLTLEGGGSAFSTPADVIAEESRVSVTPVDAAQTALALQDVAASIINNDFVADAGLVAEDAIFSDDPASDAAAPYINIWVASAQEADNETFAQLVELYHSPEVEEAAFESSGGSAVFVNNPADELQEILAQIESDFSQ; this comes from the coding sequence ATGTCCAGCCTGTCCCGTCGCCATGTCGGCGTCGCCGTTCTCGCCACGACCGCCGCTCTCACCCTCGCCTCGTGTGGAGGTTCCGCCGACGGCGCAGCTTCCGGTTCCGAGGACGATCCCATTCGTATCGGTGTCGTGAACTCCTCCGAACCGCAGTGGGAGGTGTTCGAGACGGCCGCGGAGGCCGAGGGGATCGCCGTGCAGATGGTGAACTTCTCCGACTACCAGCTGCCGAACCAGGGACTGAGCGACGGCGACCTGGACCTCAACCAGTTCCAGCACCTGCAGTTCCTGGCCAAGTACAACGTCAACACCGGTAGCGACCTCACCCCGATCGGCGCCACGGCCGTCTACCCGCTGAGCCTGTTCTCGCTGGACTACGCGAGCGTGGAGGAGATCCCGGAAGGCGGCGAGATCGCCATCCCGAACGACGAGACGAACCAGGCCCGCGCCCTGCTGGTGCTGCAGGAGGCCGGTCTGCTCACCCTCGAGGGTGGTGGTAGTGCGTTCTCCACCCCGGCTGACGTGATCGCCGAGGAGTCCCGGGTGAGCGTGACTCCGGTGGACGCCGCACAGACGGCGCTCGCCCTGCAGGATGTGGCCGCCTCGATCATCAACAACGACTTCGTGGCCGATGCGGGTCTGGTGGCTGAGGACGCGATCTTCTCCGACGATCCCGCTTCGGACGCTGCGGCTCCGTACATCAACATCTGGGTCGCCAGCGCGCAGGAGGCGGACAACGAGACGTTCGCCCAGCTCGTGGAGCTGTACCACTCACCCGAGGTGGAGGAGGCGGCGTTCGAGTCCTCTGGTGGGAGCGCGGTGTTCGTGAACAACCCGGCCGACGAGCTGCAGGAGATTCTCGCTCAGATCGAGAGCGACTTCTCGCAGTAG
- a CDS encoding FtsK/SpoIIIE domain-containing protein, translated as MPALERHHLAVVSGPGLGWVVPLGAEQATVGRAEHVDLSVPDPLLSREHLGARDRGGRVRVRDLGSANGTVLRAARRSSHGSAESAGSTGSTRLARKRRLGHRWQSAPVGSLVISGSTVLQVRAHPALRDLPEPEQPVSDGLLGRLLLPVLISLTMIPLLLSGGGGGWRILLMLAMPLAIVGAVLWPVLRERARRRLRRPGPDPVPPPRVTFADPAEALAWPGAAPGPDEQGWELGNADERAPRPTRPGRVLSPRHLRLAEALRHCQPPAAGEGIALVGEPAAVRGLGRWVVARTAATRACAVLAPEDWGWAAPLAERTPDGDPSLRVHDLTSTEPSPTYDPDAAHLVLAARVADVPPWCTTVIAVRPVHDRLVSEQWAEEFVTALAAHRPDAGRLPAQIHLGALLGPAEHTQLLDIWSQNLPGLPGIVGAGQQGPVELDLAQDGPHALVAGTTGSGKSELLVAWILAIAHARSPQDVSFVLIDYKGGATFGPLWTLRHVVGLVTDLDAAATARALASLRAELHHRERLLAAVGANDLTGYERLRPDGSEALGRLVVVVDEFRAMADAHPDQLDALVRLAAQGRSLGIHLVLATQRPGGAITADMRANLTTRLCLRVLEESDAQDAIGESTPARLPRIPGRAVLRTEGRQVLQAAWCGPAQTGWLTERISQLNAAADALEQRQPWRRARRSPWAPPLPERCTPAELAGHAGSAPAGARFPMPIARTDVPEEQRLGTWYWPGGTLLVSGPAGTGRTTVLQTVVEASLRVGTATHVIAEGAGSWDSASAPAAGTWCDPEDVRRVRRMLVGLGRGEGPALLAIDDIDTVLAALEETGAPGEGAELLGNLLRRSRRIGLDLLLTAPAPAHRWAGVVDRHLVLCPRDQADAVMAGVPRELVGTGWPPGRGVLVERGGAVTMQIAVTEPDAGAWGHPPSPPWRIRPLPDMVALPSGPDQGEHDAADHSLILGRGGDDAGLLRLHPRPGQTWLVAGPPGSGRTTTVLTLITQLRALGWQIAGEPRTVSQPMATTTATDGVGAAVVIDDADRLTSGRLPDGADDPQTLLIAATRPDGALTAAHPLGARLREADVTIALAGVPLGHLPPALLRPHQEPESPPGRAVLLHRGRATPLQVAMVAAAGPGESEDGVGVARAGGGSQ; from the coding sequence GTGCCCGCTCTTGAACGCCATCACCTCGCCGTCGTCTCCGGTCCTGGTCTGGGCTGGGTGGTTCCGCTGGGCGCCGAACAGGCCACCGTGGGGCGGGCCGAGCATGTGGACCTGTCTGTGCCGGACCCCCTGCTCTCGCGGGAGCACCTGGGCGCCCGCGATCGAGGAGGTCGGGTCCGCGTACGTGACCTCGGCTCGGCCAACGGCACGGTCTTGCGGGCCGCGCGCAGATCCTCGCACGGGTCAGCCGAGTCAGCTGGGTCGACCGGGTCAACACGGTTGGCGCGCAAGCGGCGCCTGGGTCACCGATGGCAGTCCGCCCCGGTCGGGAGCCTAGTGATCAGCGGATCGACCGTGTTGCAGGTACGGGCCCATCCCGCGCTGCGCGACCTGCCGGAACCTGAGCAGCCCGTCTCCGACGGTCTGCTGGGACGGTTGCTGCTCCCCGTGCTGATCTCGCTGACCATGATCCCGCTACTGCTCTCCGGTGGAGGTGGTGGCTGGCGGATCCTGCTCATGCTCGCGATGCCGCTGGCCATCGTGGGGGCCGTGCTCTGGCCGGTGCTGCGCGAGCGGGCACGCCGCAGGCTCCGGCGACCCGGTCCAGATCCCGTCCCCCCTCCTCGGGTGACGTTCGCCGATCCCGCCGAAGCACTCGCGTGGCCAGGCGCAGCCCCCGGGCCCGACGAGCAGGGCTGGGAGCTCGGCAACGCCGACGAACGCGCACCGCGCCCCACCCGGCCAGGCCGTGTGCTCTCACCTCGGCATCTCCGCCTGGCCGAGGCCCTGCGGCACTGTCAACCGCCGGCAGCCGGTGAGGGCATCGCGCTCGTGGGCGAACCGGCAGCCGTGCGCGGCCTCGGACGATGGGTGGTGGCGCGTACCGCTGCCACCCGCGCCTGCGCCGTCCTCGCACCCGAGGACTGGGGGTGGGCAGCCCCGCTCGCCGAGCGCACTCCCGACGGCGACCCCTCGCTGCGGGTGCACGACCTCACCAGCACCGAGCCCTCACCGACATACGACCCCGACGCCGCTCATCTCGTGCTGGCGGCACGCGTGGCTGACGTGCCGCCGTGGTGCACCACCGTGATCGCGGTGCGCCCAGTTCACGACCGGCTGGTGAGCGAGCAGTGGGCGGAGGAGTTCGTGACCGCGCTCGCCGCACACCGGCCGGACGCCGGGAGGCTGCCGGCCCAGATCCATCTGGGCGCGCTCCTCGGCCCAGCGGAGCACACGCAGCTGCTGGACATCTGGTCCCAGAACCTGCCAGGACTGCCGGGGATCGTCGGGGCCGGTCAGCAAGGCCCGGTCGAACTCGACCTTGCCCAGGACGGACCGCACGCACTCGTCGCGGGTACCACCGGTTCCGGCAAGTCCGAGCTACTCGTCGCGTGGATTCTCGCGATCGCGCACGCGCGATCGCCCCAGGATGTCTCGTTCGTGCTCATCGACTACAAGGGCGGCGCCACCTTCGGCCCGCTCTGGACGCTGCGCCACGTCGTCGGTCTCGTCACCGACCTGGATGCGGCAGCGACCGCACGGGCGCTGGCCAGCTTGCGGGCTGAGCTGCACCACCGTGAGCGACTGCTCGCCGCGGTCGGCGCAAACGACCTGACGGGCTACGAGCGGCTCCGGCCGGACGGATCCGAGGCGCTCGGCCGTCTGGTGGTGGTCGTGGACGAGTTCCGGGCGATGGCCGATGCCCACCCTGACCAGCTCGATGCACTGGTTCGCTTGGCCGCTCAGGGACGTTCGCTCGGGATCCACCTCGTCCTGGCCACGCAGCGGCCGGGGGGCGCGATCACCGCGGACATGCGCGCCAACCTCACCACCCGGTTGTGCTTGCGGGTGCTCGAGGAGTCCGACGCCCAGGACGCGATCGGAGAGTCGACGCCTGCTCGACTCCCCCGGATTCCCGGGCGCGCGGTGCTGCGCACCGAGGGCCGGCAGGTGCTCCAGGCCGCGTGGTGCGGACCGGCGCAGACGGGCTGGTTGACCGAGCGGATCTCGCAGTTGAACGCGGCCGCCGATGCGCTCGAACAGCGGCAACCGTGGCGTCGGGCGCGCCGATCGCCGTGGGCACCGCCGTTGCCAGAACGCTGCACGCCCGCGGAACTCGCAGGCCACGCCGGATCGGCACCGGCTGGTGCCCGGTTCCCGATGCCGATCGCTCGGACCGACGTACCCGAGGAGCAGCGCTTGGGGACTTGGTACTGGCCCGGTGGCACCCTGCTGGTGTCCGGGCCGGCAGGAACGGGACGCACCACCGTGCTGCAAACCGTGGTTGAGGCGTCGCTGCGCGTAGGCACGGCGACGCACGTGATCGCAGAGGGAGCGGGCAGCTGGGACAGTGCGTCGGCACCCGCGGCCGGGACCTGGTGCGACCCGGAGGATGTGCGCCGCGTACGCCGGATGCTGGTCGGCCTCGGCCGCGGCGAAGGGCCGGCGTTGCTGGCGATCGACGACATCGACACCGTCCTGGCGGCCCTGGAGGAGACCGGAGCTCCCGGGGAAGGTGCAGAGCTGCTCGGCAACCTGCTGCGGCGCAGCCGCCGCATCGGGCTGGACCTGCTGCTCACCGCACCGGCACCAGCCCATCGTTGGGCGGGCGTGGTGGACCGCCACCTCGTGCTGTGCCCACGCGACCAGGCCGACGCTGTGATGGCAGGGGTGCCGCGAGAGCTCGTCGGCACCGGGTGGCCACCGGGCCGCGGAGTGCTGGTCGAGCGAGGTGGAGCAGTGACGATGCAGATCGCGGTGACAGAACCTGACGCCGGCGCCTGGGGCCACCCGCCCAGCCCACCCTGGCGAATCCGTCCCCTGCCCGACATGGTGGCCCTCCCCTCCGGCCCGGATCAGGGCGAGCATGACGCCGCGGACCACAGCCTGATCCTCGGACGAGGCGGCGATGACGCCGGACTCCTGCGTCTCCACCCACGTCCGGGGCAGACCTGGCTGGTGGCCGGCCCGCCCGGCTCCGGCCGCACCACCACCGTGCTCACTCTCATCACCCAGCTACGAGCGCTGGGCTGGCAGATCGCTGGGGAGCCACGGACCGTGTCGCAACCCATGGCCACGACCACAGCCACGGATGGGGTGGGGGCCGCCGTCGTGATCGACGATGCCGACCGGCTCACCAGCGGCCGGCTACCGGACGGGGCCGATGATCCACAGACCCTGCTGATCGCGGCAACACGGCCCGACGGCGCACTCACCGCGGCGCATCCGCTGGGCGCTCGGCTCCGGGAGGCCGACGTGACGATCGCCCTCGCCGGGGTGCCGCTCGGGCACCTGCCACCGGCATTGCTACGGCCACACCAGGAGCCAGAAAGCCCGCCCGGACGCGCGGTACTGCTGCATCGCGGACGCGCGACACCGCTCCAGGTCGCCATGGTGGCGGCAGCCGGCCCAGGAGAGTCAGAGGACGGCGTCGGGGTTGCCCGAGCCGGAGGTGGCAGCCAGTGA